From one Acidobacteriota bacterium genomic stretch:
- a CDS encoding MFS transporter, giving the protein MNSSATIAAMSIPPTKLKALQTGAYFVAFITLGFTTAAIGPTLPKLASHLHTDLSAISNVLFFHSLGFLLVSFRGGKWYDRLRGHRLMALAVLAMAASMVLVPLMPTLWALIAVILFLGAAEGLVDTGANTLIVWVHGSRVAPFLNGLHFFYGVGAFLSPIIIAQTLTIKDDLAVPYWTLGLLVLPAAVLLISAASPPIRSHAHKQRGEPVNYRLVLLIALFLCLYVGAEVSFGSWIYSFVLQMNLSNETVAAYLTSLFWGALTVGRLLAVPIAARVKPHLILLADLAGCLISIFIALVWSGVFAAVLIATIGLGLSMASIFPSVFALAENRMKISGQVTGFFLVGASLGAMILPWLVGQLFEKLGARVLLFAVLAEVVLAVLVFALMNGLPQQKSDSAVCEANTVAR; this is encoded by the coding sequence ATGAATTCATCTGCGACAATTGCGGCGATGTCAATCCCCCCGACCAAATTGAAAGCCTTGCAAACCGGCGCTTATTTTGTGGCTTTTATTACGCTTGGCTTTACCACCGCCGCAATCGGTCCAACCTTGCCAAAACTGGCAAGCCATCTGCATACCGATTTAAGCGCCATCAGCAATGTTTTATTCTTTCATTCGCTCGGTTTTTTACTGGTTTCGTTTCGCGGCGGCAAATGGTATGACCGCTTGCGCGGACACCGGTTGATGGCGCTTGCGGTGTTGGCGATGGCAGCAAGCATGGTTTTGGTGCCCTTGATGCCCACGCTCTGGGCGTTGATTGCGGTTATCCTTTTTTTAGGCGCAGCAGAAGGCTTGGTTGATACCGGAGCCAATACTTTGATTGTCTGGGTGCATGGCTCGCGGGTTGCGCCATTTTTGAACGGGCTACATTTTTTCTACGGCGTTGGCGCATTTCTTTCACCTATCATCATCGCGCAAACGCTCACCATAAAAGATGACCTTGCGGTTCCCTACTGGACGTTGGGTTTACTGGTTTTACCGGCGGCGGTTTTGTTAATCAGTGCAGCCAGTCCGCCGATTCGATCACACGCGCACAAACAAAGGGGAGAACCGGTCAATTACCGTCTGGTTTTATTAATTGCGCTTTTTCTATGTCTATATGTTGGCGCGGAAGTGAGTTTCGGAAGTTGGATTTATAGTTTCGTTTTGCAAATGAATTTGAGCAATGAAACGGTTGCTGCTTATTTAACATCGCTTTTTTGGGGGGCGCTTACAGTTGGCAGGTTGCTGGCGGTTCCGATTGCCGCGCGTGTAAAGCCACACCTGATTTTGCTTGCAGATTTGGCAGGTTGTTTAATCAGCATCTTCATTGCTCTGGTGTGGTCAGGCGTATTTGCTGCGGTGCTGATTGCAACTATCGGTCTTGGGCTTTCGATGGCTTCAATCTTTCCCTCGGTTTTTGCGCTTGCCGAAAATCGCATGAAAATCAGCGGACAGGTCACCGGCTTTTTTCTGGTTGGGGCAAGCCTCGGCGCGATGATTTTACCCTGGCTTGTCGGGCAATTATTTGAAAAGCTTGGCGCGCGGGTTTTATTGTTCGCGGTGCTTGCAGAAGTCGTTTTAGCCGTTCTGGTTTTTGCTTTAATGAATGGTTTGCCACAGCAAAAAAGCGATAGCGCAGTATGCGAGGCGAATACAGTTGCGCGATAA
- a CDS encoding sigma 54-interacting transcriptional regulator, which translates to MGNHPLQNNRVVASMPESQTFDSLDDLRKAYATLQAEVEIRRKTEEALRESEEFKSRLIEGSQDCIKVLDLEGRLLTMNAGGMTVLEICDFAPLQYSLWVNFWEGDYHQTAVRAVESARRGQLARFVGFCPTLAGNPKWWDVIVNPIFDSTGKPEKILAVSRDITPYKRAEITLKEIVEGTASVTGKDFFYSMVQHLAQAIPVKYALVTECADLQKTRARTLAFWNGKAFAENFEYDVRNTTCEKVYQGEESFYATEVQKLFPLETALADLGAQSYIGLPLYNSAGEFIGHLAVLDDQPMNEPRGLDVLKIFAARAAAELERQKAEQELRKALEEVERLKNRLQEENIYLQEEITKEHNFEEIIGNHPTLMAVLNKVEQVAPTDSTVLILGETGTGKELFARAIHNLSERKNRPLVKVNCGAISAGLVESELFGHTKGAFTGAVDKRIGRFELADGGTIFLDEVGELPLETQVKLLRVLQEGEFEPVGSNRTVKVNVRVIAATNRSMEDEVHAGRFRADLYYRLNVFPMRLPALRERIADVPQLAMFFLSRFARKFNKRINAIAPETMQMLMDYSWPGNIRELQNILERGVVVSQSAILNLEKGMLPMAASTTALKETPAQQVQSAVVTAQSSLPSQPMPQVKSSTVSLNEVERQHILTVLEQVGWVIEGERGAAKILNLHPNTLRSRMKKLGIQRPRF; encoded by the coding sequence ATGGGAAACCATCCCCTTCAAAATAATCGTGTTGTCGCATCAATGCCGGAATCTCAGACGTTCGATTCGCTTGATGACCTTCGCAAAGCCTATGCGACATTGCAGGCTGAAGTTGAAATACGCCGAAAAACCGAAGAGGCTTTACGCGAGAGCGAAGAATTCAAATCACGTTTAATCGAAGGCAGTCAGGATTGTATAAAAGTTTTAGACCTCGAGGGGCGTTTGCTGACGATGAATGCAGGCGGGATGACGGTTCTGGAAATTTGTGATTTTGCGCCGCTGCAATACAGTTTGTGGGTAAATTTCTGGGAAGGCGACTATCATCAAACGGCTGTCCGTGCGGTTGAATCGGCGCGGCGCGGTCAACTCGCCCGCTTTGTCGGTTTTTGCCCGACGCTGGCTGGCAATCCGAAATGGTGGGATGTCATCGTCAATCCGATTTTTGATTCTACGGGCAAACCGGAAAAAATCCTTGCGGTTTCGCGCGACATCACGCCTTATAAACGCGCTGAAATCACCTTAAAAGAAATCGTCGAGGGCACTGCCTCGGTTACCGGCAAAGATTTCTTTTATTCGATGGTGCAACATCTGGCGCAAGCTATTCCGGTCAAATACGCTCTGGTGACGGAATGTGCCGACCTGCAAAAAACCCGCGCGCGAACCCTGGCGTTTTGGAACGGCAAAGCGTTTGCGGAAAATTTTGAATACGATGTGCGCAACACCACCTGCGAAAAAGTTTATCAAGGCGAAGAGAGTTTTTATGCCACAGAGGTACAAAAGCTTTTTCCGCTTGAAACCGCACTGGCTGATTTGGGTGCGCAAAGTTATATCGGGTTGCCGCTGTATAATTCGGCGGGCGAATTCATCGGGCATCTCGCGGTACTTGATGACCAGCCGATGAATGAACCGCGCGGTCTGGATGTTTTGAAAATTTTTGCGGCGCGGGCGGCTGCCGAACTTGAACGTCAGAAAGCCGAACAGGAATTACGCAAAGCTCTGGAAGAGGTCGAGCGTTTAAAAAATCGTTTGCAGGAAGAAAACATTTACCTGCAGGAAGAGATCACCAAAGAACATAACTTTGAAGAAATCATTGGTAACCATCCAACACTGATGGCGGTGCTCAATAAAGTCGAGCAGGTTGCCCCGACCGATTCAACGGTGTTGATTCTGGGTGAAACCGGAACCGGCAAAGAGCTTTTTGCCCGCGCCATTCACAATTTAAGCGAACGAAAAAATCGCCCGCTGGTAAAAGTCAATTGCGGCGCAATTTCCGCCGGGCTGGTGGAAAGCGAACTTTTCGGACACACCAAGGGCGCATTCACCGGCGCGGTTGATAAACGCATCGGCAGGTTTGAACTCGCAGACGGCGGCACGATTTTTCTCGATGAAGTTGGTGAATTACCGTTAGAAACTCAGGTCAAACTGTTGCGCGTCTTGCAGGAAGGCGAGTTTGAACCCGTGGGCAGCAATCGCACAGTGAAGGTTAATGTGCGGGTCATTGCGGCTACGAATCGCAGTATGGAAGATGAAGTGCATGCCGGTCGTTTTCGCGCTGATTTGTATTATCGCTTGAATGTCTTTCCGATGCGTTTACCCGCTTTGCGCGAACGCATTGCGGATGTTCCGCAACTGGCAATGTTTTTCCTGTCACGGTTTGCTAGAAAATTCAATAAGCGAATAAACGCTATCGCGCCTGAAACCATGCAGATGCTGATGGATTATTCCTGGCCCGGTAACATCCGCGAACTGCAAAACATTCTGGAACGCGGTGTAGTGGTTTCGCAAAGCGCGATTCTCAATCTTGAAAAAGGCATGTTGCCGATGGCGGCTTCGACAACCGCGCTTAAAGAAACGCCTGCACAACAGGTTCAATCCGCAGTAGTAACTGCTCAATCCTCTTTGCCATCCCAACCGATGCCGCAGGTGAAATCTTCGACCGTTTCACTAAATGAAGTTGAACGTCAACACATTCTCACGGTGCTTGAGCAGGTCGGGTGGGTGATTGAAGGCGAACGCGGTGCCGCGAAAATTCTCAACCTGCACCCCAACACTTTGCGCAGTCGCATGAAAAAACTCGGCATTCAACGCCCCCGTTTTTAA
- a CDS encoding ferrous iron transport protein A, translating into MNLLEVPYNLFCRIKSLDGPETECRRLLDLGITPGEELAVVQSVPFGDPLVVEVRGMRLALRRREAAWISVQ; encoded by the coding sequence ATGAATTTGCTGGAAGTGCCCTATAACCTGTTTTGTCGCATCAAGAGTCTGGATGGTCCCGAAACTGAATGTCGGCGGCTGTTGGATTTAGGCATCACACCGGGCGAAGAGTTAGCCGTTGTGCAATCGGTGCCGTTTGGCGACCCGCTGGTGGTTGAAGTACGCGGTATGCGACTGGCGCTCAGACGACGCGAAGCTGCCTGGATTAGCGTGCAGTAG